One segment of Anatilimnocola aggregata DNA contains the following:
- a CDS encoding Uma2 family endonuclease, with the protein MSISSLPPPTEKLITADDLLNMPDDGRVTELVRGRIVEMPPTQLPHGKVCLAIGGILVKYLEVHDVGHGAVNDCGIITKRAPDTVRGADAAFGSYVRLPKDQPPRGYWPVSPEIVFEVLSPTDRPGATLTKVSEYLAAGVVVVIVVDPDEYLIHVNAASQLPFELGFGDQLKLNQFLPESLPEWTVAVREFFRFLPQPN; encoded by the coding sequence ATGTCCATTTCATCGCTGCCGCCGCCAACTGAAAAGTTGATCACCGCGGATGACTTATTGAATATGCCCGATGATGGCCGCGTAACGGAGTTGGTAAGGGGAAGGATTGTTGAGATGCCGCCGACTCAATTGCCGCACGGTAAGGTTTGCCTCGCGATTGGAGGCATCTTGGTCAAATATCTTGAGGTTCACGACGTTGGTCACGGCGCGGTTAATGACTGCGGAATCATTACGAAGCGTGCCCCAGATACGGTGCGTGGGGCCGATGCCGCCTTTGGAAGCTATGTTCGGCTGCCGAAGGATCAACCGCCACGCGGCTATTGGCCAGTTTCGCCTGAAATTGTGTTCGAGGTGCTAAGCCCCACAGACCGCCCCGGCGCAACCCTTACCAAAGTTTCAGAATATCTCGCAGCGGGTGTCGTTGTGGTGATTGTTGTTGATCCAGACGAGTATTTAATTCACGTGAACGCCGCCAGCCAACTCCCTTTCGAGCTGGGCTTCGGCGATCAACTCAAGCTCAACCAATTCCTGCCCGAATCGCTTCCCGAATGGACCGTTGCTGTTCGCGAGTTTTTTAGATTTCTGCCGCAGCCGAATTAG
- a CDS encoding Uma2 family endonuclease, with amino-acid sequence MPTVSSTSAKLLTMGEFIAIPAGSMPFELVLGRAVEMNVPAPTHGKCCSNISRAMGRYLDQYDLGHLTSEAGVITHRDPDSIRPPDVAFFSYAKMPRGDLPEGYWPVSPELVFEVRSQYDRWVEIVAKVGEFLSAGILVVAVLDPQERKLHVYSADRPTQILAEADVFQVTEFLPDILPNCTLAVRDFLK; translated from the coding sequence ATGCCAACTGTTTCCAGCACTTCAGCCAAGCTGCTAACTATGGGGGAGTTCATCGCGATTCCCGCCGGTAGTATGCCATTCGAATTAGTCCTCGGCAGGGCTGTAGAGATGAACGTTCCCGCCCCAACTCACGGCAAGTGCTGCTCGAACATCTCGCGTGCCATGGGGCGCTACCTCGATCAATATGACCTTGGACACCTCACGAGTGAGGCAGGTGTCATCACGCACCGCGACCCAGATTCAATCCGTCCCCCAGACGTGGCGTTTTTTAGCTACGCGAAAATGCCTCGTGGCGATCTACCGGAAGGATATTGGCCCGTTAGTCCTGAGCTGGTGTTTGAGGTTAGGTCTCAGTACGACCGTTGGGTCGAGATTGTCGCCAAAGTCGGCGAGTTCCTCAGCGCGGGCATCCTTGTTGTCGCAGTACTCGATCCACAAGAACGCAAGCTGCACGTTTACTCAGCAGATCGGCCCACGCAGATCTTGGCAGAAGCGGATGTGTTTCAGGTGACGGAGTTCCTGCCCGACATCCTTCCCAATTGCACACTTGCCGTTCGCGATTTTTTGAAATAA
- a CDS encoding coproporphyrinogen-III oxidase family protein: protein MTIETVKTEVGSYFISNYPPFSQWKAEEVGAIEKALHSPPLRDTPLGLYLHIPFCRKRCKFCYFRVYTDKNAHDVEYYVSALSKEIELVSQLPVMGGRPFRFVYFGGGTPSFLSAKQLTSLVDRLKKHVNWDHAEEVTFECEPGTLSEPKIHTLKELGVTRLSLGVENFSDAVLEENGRAHLSPEVYKAWQWIQDAQFHNVNIDLISGMVGETWDNWRENIKKTIELSPDSVTIYQMELPFNTVYSKDMLGNQIESPVADWPTKRAWLNYAYDELQAVGYHISSAYTLVKDPTKVNFSYRDNLWRGSDLLATGVASFGHVAGIHYQNKTEWADYTKTLLEDNKLPLLRAMQPTQHQLLIRELILLLKKGYLDVNYFRHKYNVDVLDEFRDAWQQHRSEGMLSFDNDRVTLTRDGLLHVDALLPAFFESQHQGVRYT, encoded by the coding sequence GTGACCATCGAAACCGTAAAAACCGAAGTTGGCAGTTACTTCATCTCCAACTATCCGCCATTCTCGCAGTGGAAGGCGGAAGAAGTCGGCGCGATCGAGAAGGCGCTCCATAGCCCGCCGCTGCGCGATACGCCGCTGGGGCTGTATCTGCACATTCCGTTCTGCCGTAAGCGCTGCAAGTTCTGTTATTTTCGCGTCTATACCGACAAGAACGCTCACGACGTCGAATACTACGTTTCCGCGCTGTCAAAAGAGATTGAACTCGTCAGCCAGTTGCCGGTGATGGGTGGCCGGCCGTTTCGCTTCGTTTATTTCGGCGGTGGTACACCGTCGTTCTTGAGTGCCAAGCAGTTGACCTCGCTCGTGGACCGCTTAAAGAAGCATGTCAATTGGGACCATGCGGAAGAAGTGACGTTCGAGTGCGAGCCTGGCACGCTGTCAGAACCGAAGATTCACACGCTCAAGGAACTTGGTGTCACGCGGCTGAGTCTCGGCGTCGAGAACTTCAGCGACGCGGTGCTGGAAGAAAACGGCCGGGCTCACTTGTCGCCCGAAGTTTACAAAGCGTGGCAGTGGATTCAGGATGCTCAGTTCCACAACGTCAACATCGACCTCATCTCCGGCATGGTCGGTGAGACGTGGGACAACTGGCGCGAGAACATCAAGAAGACGATCGAGCTGTCTCCCGATAGTGTCACCATCTATCAAATGGAGCTGCCGTTCAACACTGTCTATTCCAAAGACATGCTCGGCAATCAGATCGAAAGCCCGGTTGCCGATTGGCCGACCAAGCGCGCCTGGCTCAATTACGCGTATGACGAACTGCAGGCCGTGGGCTATCACATTTCCAGCGCCTATACGCTGGTGAAAGACCCGACCAAGGTCAACTTCAGCTATCGAGATAATTTGTGGCGCGGTTCCGATCTGCTGGCGACCGGTGTCGCCAGCTTTGGGCACGTCGCAGGGATTCACTATCAGAATAAAACCGAGTGGGCCGACTACACCAAGACCCTGCTCGAAGACAACAAGCTGCCGCTGCTGCGTGCGATGCAGCCGACGCAACATCAGCTTTTGATTCGCGAGTTGATTCTGCTGCTGAAGAAGGGCTATCTCGACGTCAACTATTTCCGCCACAAGTACAACGTTGACGTGCTCGACGAATTCCGCGATGCCTGGCAGCAGCACCGGTCCGAAGGAATGCTCAGCTTTGACAACGACCGCGTCACGCTGACCCGCGACGGGCTGCTGCATGTCGACGCGTTGTTGCCCGCGTTCTTCGAATCGCAACATCAAGGGGTTCGCTACACTTGA
- a CDS encoding glycine cleavage system protein H — translation MSEPLTFEMGKFVAEFPVDRLYAKNHMWAEPRGELLRFGFSAYAVRLLQDVYFLDWSIDAGTDLKEKQEIGSIESKKAESSLYSPVAGRLLEFNQEILSDPSSINVDKYGAGWIFEMQPVPGLASPLLTAQQYLEHLAAVWEVTQRTIKGQMNE, via the coding sequence TTGAGCGAGCCGCTGACGTTTGAGATGGGGAAATTCGTCGCCGAGTTTCCCGTGGACAGGCTCTACGCCAAGAATCACATGTGGGCTGAACCGCGCGGCGAACTGCTGCGCTTCGGCTTCTCTGCCTATGCCGTGCGGCTGCTGCAGGACGTCTACTTCCTTGACTGGTCGATCGACGCCGGCACCGACCTGAAAGAGAAACAGGAAATCGGCAGCATCGAGAGCAAAAAGGCCGAGAGCAGCCTCTACTCGCCCGTGGCCGGCCGCTTGCTGGAGTTCAATCAGGAAATTCTCTCCGACCCGTCGTCCATCAACGTCGACAAGTACGGCGCAGGCTGGATATTTGAGATGCAGCCCGTTCCCGGCCTGGCCAGCCCGTTGCTCACGGCTCAGCAATATCTCGAACACCTCGCCGCCGTCTGGGAAGTCACCCAGCGGACCATCAAAGGCCAGATGAACGAATAG
- a CDS encoding ATP-binding protein, protein MAKRIAVVLSQGQSQHPAKRQLEEDIAAALLMEPGIDLVIVPHLYDLKPDGTGTLALSNIKGNMIVLAWLFDRATRWTLDRMGIRGKEGTSLLKSADEETDEDEDEAAEAEETAAASEKTRVNDSRDLPNRKIYCLDLRVQPKAETFVEEVKRIAREASMQLIGLGGLGGGIGSKPTGPSASGPSPAALARFAEPTNSTALPIISAPDLSPVNTPFSFLTESKSADASGETPSQIIRIEETGDRRWYPVIDYSRCTNCMECIDFCLFGVYGLDRADTILVEQPDNCRKGCPACSRVCPENAIIFPQHKTPSIAGSPEVAGSMKIDLSRLFGAPETGESAEQAAVRERDEQLQLAGRTAVGASVGLPKRQASAPQPKDELDSLLDSLDELDI, encoded by the coding sequence ATGGCCAAGCGCATTGCCGTCGTTCTCTCGCAAGGTCAGAGCCAACATCCAGCCAAGCGCCAGCTGGAAGAAGACATCGCTGCTGCCCTCCTCATGGAGCCCGGCATCGATCTGGTAATTGTCCCGCACCTATATGATCTCAAGCCCGATGGCACTGGCACTCTCGCGCTGTCGAACATCAAAGGCAACATGATCGTCCTGGCCTGGCTATTTGATCGGGCCACGCGCTGGACGCTCGACCGCATGGGCATTCGGGGCAAAGAAGGAACTTCGCTGCTCAAATCGGCCGATGAAGAGACGGACGAAGATGAGGATGAAGCTGCCGAAGCTGAAGAAACCGCAGCAGCGTCGGAGAAGACGCGAGTCAACGACTCGCGCGACCTTCCCAATCGCAAGATCTACTGCCTCGATCTGCGCGTGCAGCCTAAGGCGGAAACGTTCGTCGAAGAAGTGAAACGGATTGCCCGCGAAGCGTCGATGCAATTGATCGGCCTCGGTGGTCTGGGCGGCGGAATCGGGAGCAAACCAACTGGTCCTTCAGCGTCTGGCCCTTCACCGGCCGCACTGGCTCGGTTTGCAGAGCCAACAAACTCTACGGCCCTGCCCATCATTTCGGCCCCCGATCTTTCGCCTGTGAATACACCGTTCTCGTTCCTGACGGAAAGCAAGTCGGCCGATGCCAGTGGCGAAACACCTTCGCAAATCATTCGCATCGAAGAGACCGGCGATCGCCGTTGGTATCCCGTCATCGATTACAGCCGTTGCACGAACTGCATGGAGTGCATCGACTTCTGCCTGTTCGGCGTTTACGGCCTCGACCGCGCCGATACGATCCTCGTCGAGCAGCCCGACAATTGTCGCAAGGGCTGTCCGGCGTGCAGCCGCGTTTGTCCCGAGAACGCCATCATCTTCCCGCAGCACAAGACGCCATCGATCGCGGGCTCGCCCGAAGTGGCCGGCAGCATGAAGATCGATCTCTCGCGTCTTTTCGGCGCTCCCGAAACGGGCGAATCCGCCGAGCAAGCTGCCGTCCGCGAGCGCGACGAGCAACTGCAACTCGCCGGCCGCACTGCCGTCGGTGCCTCTGTCGGCCTGCCCAAGCGGCAAGCCAGCGCTCCGCAGCCCAAGGACGAACTCGATAGCTTGCTAGACTCGCTGGATGAGTTGGATATTTAG
- a CDS encoding glucose-1-phosphate adenylyltransferase yields MRNVISLVLGGGRGTRLYPLTKFRSKPAVPLAGKYRLIDIPLSNCINSGLNRMYVLTQFMSVSLHRHIRQTYRFDHFSGGFVELLAAQQTTNDEKKDWYQGTADAVRKNLRYLQQPGIDYVLILSGDQLYRMDYREMIKTHQDSKADVTIAGIPVDREAAKGFGIMRINDEGRVQGFLEKPQTYKEMDMVKMDPAWIDARGIPSKGRDLIASMGIYLFNRDMLVDALEKTDYPDFGKEIFPAVVRSKRVMLHMFDGYWEDIGTIKAFYEANLSLAGTHPPFDLSAAVAPIYSRPRFLPPTMFDGATIKRSLIADGCQIGQGAVIENSVIGLRTIIGEGVTIRNTVIMGADSYDTDGTKQKHANNGTPQTGIGDRSYIEGAIIDKNVRIGKGVRIVNEQGVENRGEDEACIIRDGIPCVVKDGVIPDNFRL; encoded by the coding sequence ATGCGCAATGTTATTTCGCTCGTGCTGGGCGGTGGTCGCGGCACTCGTTTGTATCCATTGACGAAGTTTCGCTCGAAGCCGGCCGTTCCGCTAGCCGGTAAGTACCGGCTGATTGATATCCCCCTGTCGAACTGCATCAACAGCGGGCTGAACCGCATGTATGTACTGACGCAGTTCATGTCGGTCAGTTTGCACCGTCACATTCGCCAGACGTATCGCTTCGACCACTTCAGCGGCGGCTTCGTCGAATTGCTCGCTGCCCAGCAAACGACCAACGACGAGAAGAAGGACTGGTACCAAGGTACTGCCGACGCGGTGCGCAAGAACCTGCGTTACTTGCAACAGCCGGGCATCGACTATGTGCTGATTCTGTCCGGCGATCAGTTGTATCGCATGGACTATCGCGAAATGATCAAGACGCATCAGGATAGCAAGGCCGATGTGACCATTGCCGGCATTCCTGTCGATCGCGAAGCGGCAAAGGGCTTCGGCATCATGCGGATTAATGACGAGGGTCGCGTGCAGGGCTTCTTGGAGAAGCCGCAGACCTACAAAGAGATGGACATGGTCAAGATGGACCCGGCCTGGATCGATGCCCGCGGCATCCCCAGCAAGGGACGCGACCTGATCGCCAGCATGGGCATCTATCTGTTCAATCGCGACATGCTCGTCGATGCACTCGAGAAAACCGATTACCCCGACTTCGGCAAAGAGATCTTCCCCGCTGTGGTCCGCTCCAAGCGAGTCATGCTCCACATGTTCGATGGCTACTGGGAAGACATCGGCACGATTAAGGCCTTCTACGAAGCCAACCTCAGTCTGGCCGGCACGCATCCTCCCTTCGATCTCTCTGCGGCTGTCGCGCCCATTTATTCGCGGCCGCGCTTTTTGCCCCCCACGATGTTTGATGGCGCCACCATCAAACGCAGCTTGATCGCTGACGGTTGCCAGATCGGTCAGGGCGCAGTGATCGAGAACAGCGTGATCGGACTGCGGACAATCATTGGCGAAGGCGTGACCATTCGCAACACCGTCATCATGGGTGCCGACTCTTACGACACCGATGGCACTAAGCAGAAGCACGCGAATAACGGCACGCCCCAGACCGGCATTGGTGACCGCTCCTACATCGAAGGCGCGATCATCGATAAGAACGTCCGCATCGGTAAAGGCGTGCGGATCGTCAACGAGCAGGGGGTCGAAAACCGCGGCGAAGACGAAGCTTGCATCATTCGCGATGGCATTCCGTGCGTGGTCAAAGATGGTGTCATCCCCGACAACTTCCGGTTGTAA
- a CDS encoding M48 family metalloprotease, with product MQLIILAALLATLAQTESTPAPVTGTGVSAISDQWRLLLILLATLAAPVATACDCYWFISRLTKASPLQTADWQQVGHRYQRLQLAGLWLWLAGSLAVIYLLNWPAIVRLAWGWQAWPLVDDLLVLAPVIGSLLLVWTTFFYVERTAQRLRHAPLRASSLLTYLVWQSRHYLAMALVPALLIIAVHDLATTYFVTSMWGTFLPQESAWLLAIPLLLIISLGLPLLLSRLWATSDLPVGELRTNLESISHELKTPLTRLLVWHTQGRMANAAVAGLSRYCRYLFLTDALLVQLTPDEIAAVCRHELGHLQRKHLLQRLLLLVIPALAWFAIQSFFAIDVDLLSTYSPYSLAVSAGYLAYAAIVIGLVSKWLEYDADLSAVYDSQGNLNADSARDLIHALVVLQGPHRDSRFTHWLHPPTADRVAWIRRVLMQPALGFAYRRRLDQLARGIYALVVGLVLLAVLAIAA from the coding sequence ATGCAGCTGATCATTCTTGCTGCCTTGCTGGCCACCCTGGCACAGACTGAGTCAACCCCCGCACCCGTCACGGGCACAGGGGTCTCGGCCATCTCCGACCAATGGCGACTGCTGTTGATCCTGCTGGCCACCCTCGCCGCACCGGTCGCTACGGCCTGCGATTGTTATTGGTTCATCTCGCGACTGACCAAAGCCAGCCCGCTCCAAACTGCCGATTGGCAGCAAGTCGGCCACCGCTATCAACGCTTGCAACTCGCTGGGCTCTGGCTCTGGCTGGCTGGTTCCCTGGCCGTCATTTACTTGTTGAATTGGCCAGCCATTGTTCGCCTCGCGTGGGGCTGGCAGGCCTGGCCACTCGTCGATGATCTACTGGTCCTCGCGCCGGTCATCGGTTCGCTCCTGCTCGTTTGGACGACGTTCTTCTATGTCGAACGAACCGCCCAACGACTGCGCCACGCTCCGCTCCGCGCATCATCGCTACTGACTTACCTCGTCTGGCAATCCCGCCATTATCTGGCCATGGCCTTGGTCCCCGCGCTCCTCATCATTGCCGTCCATGATCTGGCAACTACCTACTTCGTCACTTCCATGTGGGGTACATTCCTACCGCAGGAATCTGCCTGGCTCCTCGCAATTCCCCTGCTTTTAATCATTTCGCTGGGTCTTCCCCTCTTGCTGAGCAGACTCTGGGCCACCAGCGACTTGCCCGTTGGTGAACTACGCACCAATCTGGAATCGATCAGCCACGAACTGAAGACGCCGCTGACGCGGCTCCTCGTCTGGCACACGCAAGGACGAATGGCCAATGCCGCCGTCGCTGGCCTCTCGCGCTACTGTCGCTATTTGTTCCTGACCGATGCCTTGCTCGTCCAGCTGACGCCTGACGAAATCGCCGCCGTCTGTCGCCACGAACTGGGGCATCTCCAGCGTAAGCATTTGCTACAGCGGTTGCTTCTCCTCGTTATTCCTGCCCTCGCTTGGTTCGCTATCCAATCTTTCTTCGCAATCGACGTCGATCTTCTCTCGACGTACTCTCCCTATTCCCTAGCAGTCTCAGCTGGCTACTTGGCCTATGCGGCAATCGTCATTGGTCTTGTCTCGAAATGGCTCGAATACGACGCCGATTTGTCCGCCGTGTACGATTCGCAAGGAAATCTAAATGCCGACAGCGCTCGCGACCTGATCCACGCCCTCGTCGTCCTCCAAGGACCGCACCGCGATAGCCGCTTCACGCACTGGCTTCATCCGCCGACTGCTGATCGCGTCGCTTGGATCCGACGAGTTCTCATGCAACCTGCGCTCGGCTTCGCCTATCGCCGCCGACTCGACCAATTGGCTCGCGGCATCTATGCCCTGGTCGTTGGCCTGGTGCTGCTTGCCGTACTCGCGATCGCCGCGTAG
- a CDS encoding GNAT family N-acetyltransferase codes for MNLQLREQLPNFIAQYGSIPIAFEVNEHLAVELFADGLGGIRLIRRDVDAPYKKDYDSLPGQSPDGWAKQWDLTKWCLCAAFSDEAHVGSVAIIIDTTQVYGRLRDNAEAVLWDIRVRPDYQRRGVGRQLLAFAERRARSAGKQRLSVETQNNNVPACRFYAAAGFELRCVDRFAYPLLPNEVQLIWSKQLRDATDAGR; via the coding sequence TTGAATCTTCAACTTCGTGAGCAACTGCCGAACTTCATCGCGCAATACGGTTCGATTCCGATTGCATTCGAGGTCAATGAGCATCTGGCGGTCGAATTGTTCGCTGATGGACTGGGAGGCATACGGCTCATCCGTCGCGACGTCGATGCACCTTATAAAAAAGACTATGATTCGCTGCCTGGGCAGTCCCCCGACGGTTGGGCGAAGCAATGGGATCTGACAAAGTGGTGCCTCTGTGCTGCATTCTCTGATGAAGCCCATGTTGGCAGCGTGGCCATCATCATCGATACGACTCAAGTGTACGGCCGGCTCAGGGATAATGCCGAGGCGGTGCTTTGGGATATTCGTGTCCGGCCAGATTACCAGCGCCGTGGTGTGGGAAGGCAACTTCTGGCTTTTGCAGAGCGCCGCGCACGCTCGGCGGGAAAGCAGCGTTTATCCGTCGAGACCCAGAATAACAATGTTCCTGCGTGCCGCTTCTACGCCGCGGCGGGATTCGAGTTGAGGTGCGTTGACCGGTTTGCGTATCCCCTCCTGCCGAACGAAGTGCAATTAATTTGGAGCAAACAGTTGCGCGACGCGACGGATGCAGGTCGTTGA
- a CDS encoding SGNH/GDSL hydrolase family protein, with translation MLCRVAVVAFLTLSPAALLAADLTGAVDGSRVRRDEAAKLDWYDARVIGLEGQGFTDTKAPYDRLPARAEGKVRPPVWSLSQNSAGLCVRFRTDSPTIRCQWTNTSAKLGMPHMPATGVSGVDLYVRDDKGTWRWLSVGQPKEGTKHTALLVDGLSKTPRDYCLYLPLYNGVSQVEIGVAEGSKIERLVREESVRLPIVFYGTSITQGGCASRPGMVHTAILGRRLDRPVINLGFSGNGKMEAEVTACIVDIEAVVYVIDCLPNMTAAEVTANTAPLVATLRQAHPNTPIVLAEDRTYGDAFLKRDRAERNSTSRAALKKIFAELQPHDKLLFYLPGENQLGADGEDTVDGSHPTDLGFLRMADEFSKVLAPLVKK, from the coding sequence ATGCTTTGCCGCGTCGCAGTTGTTGCGTTTCTTACTCTTAGCCCGGCGGCGCTGCTTGCTGCTGATCTAACCGGGGCTGTCGATGGATCGAGAGTACGGCGTGATGAAGCGGCCAAACTCGATTGGTACGATGCCCGCGTGATTGGCCTGGAAGGGCAAGGCTTTACCGATACCAAAGCTCCGTACGATCGACTCCCGGCACGCGCGGAAGGAAAAGTCCGCCCACCGGTCTGGAGCTTGAGTCAGAATTCAGCGGGCCTGTGCGTTCGCTTTCGCACCGATTCGCCCACCATCCGCTGCCAATGGACGAATACGTCGGCCAAGCTCGGCATGCCGCACATGCCGGCGACCGGCGTGAGCGGGGTCGACCTCTATGTGCGCGACGATAAAGGTACGTGGCGCTGGTTGAGCGTCGGTCAGCCCAAGGAAGGAACGAAGCACACGGCGTTGCTTGTCGACGGACTATCGAAGACTCCGCGCGACTATTGCTTGTACCTGCCGCTGTACAACGGCGTATCACAAGTCGAGATTGGCGTTGCTGAAGGAAGTAAGATCGAACGCCTCGTGCGCGAAGAGTCGGTTCGCTTGCCGATTGTGTTTTACGGCACCAGCATCACACAGGGAGGCTGCGCGTCACGCCCTGGCATGGTGCACACCGCGATCCTTGGGCGTCGCCTCGATCGCCCGGTGATCAATCTGGGCTTCTCGGGCAACGGCAAGATGGAAGCGGAAGTAACCGCCTGCATCGTCGATATCGAAGCGGTTGTCTATGTCATCGACTGCCTGCCGAACATGACGGCTGCCGAAGTTACCGCCAACACGGCACCGCTGGTTGCTACGCTCCGCCAGGCTCACCCGAATACGCCCATTGTCCTGGCCGAAGATCGAACTTACGGCGATGCATTTCTCAAACGCGACCGCGCCGAACGGAACTCGACGAGCCGAGCTGCACTCAAGAAGATTTTTGCCGAGTTACAGCCGCACGACAAACTGCTGTTCTATTTGCCCGGCGAAAACCAACTGGGTGCCGATGGCGAAGATACGGTCGATGGCTCGCATCCCACCGACCTCGGCTTCCTGCGCATGGCGGACGAGTTTTCCAAAGTCCTCGCCCCGCTGGTGAAGAAGTAG